Below is a genomic region from Neorhizobium galegae.
GCTGCCGGTGCGCGGATCGCCATGCGCGCCACAAGACCCGGCGGCGACAGCGTATAGCTCGCCACCCAATCGACGAAATCGCGCATCTCCTTGGAAAGCGGCGGGCAATCGAAGACAAGCGTGAGCGGCCTCAGCTTCTTGGGGTCGAGCTTGTCGTCACTGTCGCCGTCCCAGACGACGCCGATCAACTGCCGCGGGCCGACCGGCACCTGAACCACCGAACCGGGCTCCACATGCACACCTTCCGGCACGGCATAGCTATAGGCGACCGGCACCGGCAGCGGCACCAGAACCGGCACCACCCTCACCAATGACGGCGCTTCAAACAGCGAACCGAAGAGATCGGACGAATCTATGCCCATGGGCGGCGACCATGCCCAAACCCGGAACAAAAGGGAACCCTAAACAGGATCACTCATCCTCGTCTTCGTGGTCGATGACGCCGGTCAGCCGCATGCCGTCGATCCAGGTGGCGCCTTCCTTTCGGATCACCCGCCGCGGCCGCGTGCCGCAACGCTCCTGGACGGCGGAGGCAAGCAGTTCCGAATGGGTGACGATCCAGATCTGGCTGTGGCGCGCGGCCTGCGCGATCATGTCGGCGAGCGGCGCCAGCATGTCCGGGTGCAGGCTCGCCTCCGGCTCGTTGAGTGCGATCAGCGGCGGCTGGCGATAGGACATCAGCGCCGCGGCGAGCCCGAGGAAACGGATCTGGCCATCGGAAAGCTCGCGCGGCTGAAAAATCCGTTTGGGGAAATCGGGAAATACCAGACCAAATTCCGCATATTCACCCGGCTCAGGCACTTGCAGTTTCGCCCCGCCAAGAGCTGCAGCAACGGCGCTGTCGAGCTCCACCGTGTCCCCACGGGTGTGGACGAGCGTCGCGAACACCGCCGCCATGTTACCGCCGTCCTGATCCAGCAGCGGCGAGGTAACGGCAAGGCAGGGCTGCCGCAGGGCGGAATCCCGATCCGTTCGAAAACCATGGAAGAACCGCCAGCCGTCGATCAATCGCCGAAAAGCGCCGACTTCCGGATAGTGGCCGGCATCGCCGAGCAGCGCGATTGCCGTTTCCGAGGTCATCGCCTTTTCGGGATACTCCTCCATCCGGCCGCTTGTCCCGCGCACCATGATCCCCGGCCCGGTGCGTTTCATCATCGTCACGGGCCGCGAACCGGTTTCAACGACAAGCTCCTCTTCCTTCACCTGCGGCTCGAAGGCAAAGCCCGCGGCATCGATAGGCGGACGAAGCCCCGCCTCGACCCGGTAGCGGAACGTCACCGCCCGCTCGTCATCAAGAACCTCGACTTCGAGCTTGATGCGGAAATTCTTCTCCTGACGGCGCTGCCCAGACCAGAGCGCAGACGCCATGCCGCCTTCGGCAGCGATCTCATAGGCCAGATTTCCGCGCACCGCCGCCTGCACCAGCTGCAGCGCACGGTAGAGATTGGATTTGCCGACGCCGTTCTCGCCGATAAACAGATTGACGCCGGCCAGATCCATCCGGATCGAGCGCAGCGAGCGATAGTTGGCGGCAAACATCGAGCGAAGCAGCATGCGCTACTTCTAACCGAAGAGCCGGATGGAAAAAATACCGCTGAGCCCCGGCTTCACGCCGCCGACGCCGTCTGCGCCTTCTCGGCGGGCTTGAACACCGCATCGCCATCGGCGGCAAGCTCGAACACCGTGTGCTGTTCCAGCGCCTTGGTGACCTCCGTCATATCGCCATCCAGCGCGCTCGGCGGGATCATCTGACCGACGGTGAAATCGAAATGGTCGCCCTT
It encodes:
- a CDS encoding AAA family ATPase, with the protein product MLLRSMFAANYRSLRSIRMDLAGVNLFIGENGVGKSNLYRALQLVQAAVRGNLAYEIAAEGGMASALWSGQRRQEKNFRIKLEVEVLDDERAVTFRYRVEAGLRPPIDAAGFAFEPQVKEEELVVETGSRPVTMMKRTGPGIMVRGTSGRMEEYPEKAMTSETAIALLGDAGHYPEVGAFRRLIDGWRFFHGFRTDRDSALRQPCLAVTSPLLDQDGGNMAAVFATLVHTRGDTVELDSAVAAALGGAKLQVPEPGEYAEFGLVFPDFPKRIFQPRELSDGQIRFLGLAAALMSYRQPPLIALNEPEASLHPDMLAPLADMIAQAARHSQIWIVTHSELLASAVQERCGTRPRRVIRKEGATWIDGMRLTGVIDHEDEDE